Proteins from a genomic interval of Cuculus canorus isolate bCucCan1 chromosome 17, bCucCan1.pri, whole genome shotgun sequence:
- the LOC104056147 gene encoding acyl-CoA dehydrogenase family member 11 isoform X2 → MLTSCLPWWRSSATWKLWQSGRFLPCSWERCHILSRKPINMTAWQGQQVAAQEKHLLEDLEIPLARRETETLFQEQPETGNQYLEDPLLRSYLKTHLPPKVLEEVNQDLERFGNRLLTEITTLGWECELNPPVFQQYDAWGQRVDRILTSSAWKRIKEVAAEEGLIAAAYERRYANWSRLHQAAKLYLFSSCSGIFGCPLAMTDGAAKVIESLGIPESLKNAFDHLTSCDPKKFWTSGQWMTERRGGSDVANGTETVARKQPDGSYHLSGFKWFTSAADSDMTLTLARVVDAEGQVKQGSSGLSLFFLKVRDEEGKLNNIQLQKLKDKLGTRQMATAELWLNGAKAELISAEGRGVASISNMLTITRIHNTIAAVSHMRRMVSLSREYARKRVAFGKLLKDHPLHMQTIARLEVQTRGAFLLLMEIIRLLGLAETTMASKEDQLLLRLLVPVAKLYTGKQAAAVVVEGMESFGAQGYVEDTGLPVLVRDTLVLPIWEGTTNILALDVLRSLTKSQGQVMDVFFSTVQKKMELALSTAKLECAVKQIQDAVSSLAQFMQAAASKGAVTMELAARDFSYSLARIYAGALLIEHAARPGASPTDISAARRVGRPQVETSTA, encoded by the exons ATGTTGACCTCCTGCTTGCCTTGGTGGAGATCCAGTGCTACCTGGAAGCTTTGGCAGTCGGGTCGCTTTTTGCCTTGCAGCTGGGAGAGGTGCCACATACTGAGTCGTAAACCAATCAACATGACTGCGTGGCAGGGGCAACAGGTTGCCGCTCAGGAAAAACATCTGTTAGAAGACCTGGAAATACCCCTTGCAAGAAGAGAAACTGAGACCCTCTTTCAAGAGCAGCCTGAGACTGGGAACCAGTATTTGGAAGACCCTTTGCTTCGGAGTTACTTGAAAACACATCTTCCTCCCAAG GTACTGGAGGAGGTGAATCAAGATCTGGAGAGATTTGGAAACCGTCTGCTAACCGAGATCACAACTCTCGGATGGGAATGCGAGTTGAACCCCCCTGTGTTTCAGCAGTATGATGCCTGGGGGCAGCGGGTGGATCGCATCCTCACCTCCTCAGCCTGGAAGAGGATAAAGGAGGTCGCAGCAGAAGAAGGGTTGATTGCTGCGGCCTACGAGAGGAGATATGCTAACTGGAG CCGTCTGCACCAGGCTGCCAAACTGTACTTATTCTCAAGCTGCTCTGGAATTTTCGGCTGTCCACTGGCCATGACTGATGGAGCAGCCAAAGTCATTGAG TCCCTAGGTATTCCTGAGtctctgaaaaatgcttttgaccATCTGACATCCTGTGACCCCAAGAAGTTCTGGACCTCTGGCCAGTGGATGACAGAGCGCAGAGGAGGCTCTGATGTTG CTAATGGCACCGAGACAGTGGCCAGAAAGCAGCCAGATGGTTCATATCATCTCAGTGGCTTTAAATGGTTTACTTCAGCTGCTGATTCTGACATGACACTAACCCTGGCCAGGGTAGTGGATGCTGAAGGACAAGTAAAACAG GGTTCCAGTGGCCTGTCCCTGTTCTTCCTGAAAGTTCGAGATGAGGAGGGGAAGCTGAACAACATCCAACTGCAAAAGCTGAAAGACAAGTTGGGCACACGGCAGATGGCAACGGCAGAGCTGTGGCTCAATGGAGCTAAAGCAGAGCTG ATCTCTGCAGAGGGTCGTGGAGTGGCTTCCATCTCTAACATGTTGACCATAACGCGAATCCATAATACCATTGCTGCAGTATCTCACATGAGAAG GATGGTCAGTCTGAGCAGGGAGTACGCCCGTAAGCGAGTTGCCTTTGGGAAGCTCCTCAAGGACCATCCCCTACACATGCAGACGATTGCCCGACTGGAG GTGCAGACACGAGGggcatttcttctgcttatgGAGATCATTCGCCTGCTTGGGCTTGCAGAAACCACCATGGCGAGCAAGGAAGACCAGCTTCTGCTAAGACTGCTGGTACCAGTGGCCAAGCTGTACACTGGGAAGCAG gctgctgctgttgtcgTTGAGGGCATGGAGAGTTTTGGAGCACAAGGGTATGTGGAGGATACAGGCTTGCCAGTCCTAGTCCGCGATACTCTG GTGCTGCCCATATGGGAAGGAACAACAAATATCCTGGCCCTTGATGTCCTGCGATCCCTCACCAAGAGTCAAGGACAGGTGATGGATGTGTTCTTCTCCACAGTGCAG aaaaaaatggagctGGCTTTGAGCACAGCAAAGCTGGAATGCGCCGTGAAGCAAATACAGGACGCCGTCAGCAGCCTCGCACAGTTCATGCAAGCGGCTGCTTCCAAGGGGGCAGTGACCATGGAGCTGGCAGCAAGAGACTTCTCCTACAGCCTAGCGAGGATCTATGCAG GAGCTCTTTTAATTGAACACGCAGCTCGACCTGGTGCCTCCCCCACAGACATCTCTGCTGCACGAAG AGTGGGCAGACCTCAAGTTGAGACCAGCACTGCATAA
- the LOC104056147 gene encoding acyl-CoA dehydrogenase family member 11 isoform X1, translating to MLTSCLPWWRSSATWKLWQSGRFLPCSWERCHILSRKPINMTAWQGQQVAAQEKHLLEDLEIPLARRETETLFQEQPETGNQYLEDPLLRSYLKTHLPPKVLEEVNQDLERFGNRLLTEITTLGWECELNPPVFQQYDAWGQRVDRILTSSAWKRIKEVAAEEGLIAAAYERRYANWSRLHQAAKLYLFSSCSGIFGCPLAMTDGAAKVIESLGIPESLKNAFDHLTSCDPKKFWTSGQWMTERRGGSDVANGTETVARKQPDGSYHLSGFKWFTSAADSDMTLTLARVVDAEGQVKQGSSGLSLFFLKVRDEEGKLNNIQLQKLKDKLGTRQMATAELWLNGAKAELISAEGRGVASISNMLTITRIHNTIAAVSHMRRMVSLSREYARKRVAFGKLLKDHPLHMQTIARLEVQTRGAFLLLMEIIRLLGLAETTMASKEDQLLLRLLVPVAKLYTGKQAAAVVVEGMESFGAQGYVEDTGLPVLVRDTLVLPIWEGTTNILALDVLRSLTKSQGQVMDVFFSTVQKKMELALSTAKLECAVKQIQDAVSSLAQFMQAAASKGAVTMELAARDFSYSLARIYAGALLIEHAARPGASPTDISAARRWCHQELCPVAQELQNSTYEAEEALADSALVYEGSPAHSRL from the exons ATGTTGACCTCCTGCTTGCCTTGGTGGAGATCCAGTGCTACCTGGAAGCTTTGGCAGTCGGGTCGCTTTTTGCCTTGCAGCTGGGAGAGGTGCCACATACTGAGTCGTAAACCAATCAACATGACTGCGTGGCAGGGGCAACAGGTTGCCGCTCAGGAAAAACATCTGTTAGAAGACCTGGAAATACCCCTTGCAAGAAGAGAAACTGAGACCCTCTTTCAAGAGCAGCCTGAGACTGGGAACCAGTATTTGGAAGACCCTTTGCTTCGGAGTTACTTGAAAACACATCTTCCTCCCAAG GTACTGGAGGAGGTGAATCAAGATCTGGAGAGATTTGGAAACCGTCTGCTAACCGAGATCACAACTCTCGGATGGGAATGCGAGTTGAACCCCCCTGTGTTTCAGCAGTATGATGCCTGGGGGCAGCGGGTGGATCGCATCCTCACCTCCTCAGCCTGGAAGAGGATAAAGGAGGTCGCAGCAGAAGAAGGGTTGATTGCTGCGGCCTACGAGAGGAGATATGCTAACTGGAG CCGTCTGCACCAGGCTGCCAAACTGTACTTATTCTCAAGCTGCTCTGGAATTTTCGGCTGTCCACTGGCCATGACTGATGGAGCAGCCAAAGTCATTGAG TCCCTAGGTATTCCTGAGtctctgaaaaatgcttttgaccATCTGACATCCTGTGACCCCAAGAAGTTCTGGACCTCTGGCCAGTGGATGACAGAGCGCAGAGGAGGCTCTGATGTTG CTAATGGCACCGAGACAGTGGCCAGAAAGCAGCCAGATGGTTCATATCATCTCAGTGGCTTTAAATGGTTTACTTCAGCTGCTGATTCTGACATGACACTAACCCTGGCCAGGGTAGTGGATGCTGAAGGACAAGTAAAACAG GGTTCCAGTGGCCTGTCCCTGTTCTTCCTGAAAGTTCGAGATGAGGAGGGGAAGCTGAACAACATCCAACTGCAAAAGCTGAAAGACAAGTTGGGCACACGGCAGATGGCAACGGCAGAGCTGTGGCTCAATGGAGCTAAAGCAGAGCTG ATCTCTGCAGAGGGTCGTGGAGTGGCTTCCATCTCTAACATGTTGACCATAACGCGAATCCATAATACCATTGCTGCAGTATCTCACATGAGAAG GATGGTCAGTCTGAGCAGGGAGTACGCCCGTAAGCGAGTTGCCTTTGGGAAGCTCCTCAAGGACCATCCCCTACACATGCAGACGATTGCCCGACTGGAG GTGCAGACACGAGGggcatttcttctgcttatgGAGATCATTCGCCTGCTTGGGCTTGCAGAAACCACCATGGCGAGCAAGGAAGACCAGCTTCTGCTAAGACTGCTGGTACCAGTGGCCAAGCTGTACACTGGGAAGCAG gctgctgctgttgtcgTTGAGGGCATGGAGAGTTTTGGAGCACAAGGGTATGTGGAGGATACAGGCTTGCCAGTCCTAGTCCGCGATACTCTG GTGCTGCCCATATGGGAAGGAACAACAAATATCCTGGCCCTTGATGTCCTGCGATCCCTCACCAAGAGTCAAGGACAGGTGATGGATGTGTTCTTCTCCACAGTGCAG aaaaaaatggagctGGCTTTGAGCACAGCAAAGCTGGAATGCGCCGTGAAGCAAATACAGGACGCCGTCAGCAGCCTCGCACAGTTCATGCAAGCGGCTGCTTCCAAGGGGGCAGTGACCATGGAGCTGGCAGCAAGAGACTTCTCCTACAGCCTAGCGAGGATCTATGCAG GAGCTCTTTTAATTGAACACGCAGCTCGACCTGGTGCCTCCCCCACAGACATCTCTGCTGCACGAAG GTGGTGCCACCAGGAGCTGTGCCCCGTggcccaggagctgcagaacagcACCTACGAGGCTGAGGAAGCGCTCGCCGACAGCGCGCTGGTGTACGAGGGCagccctgcccacagcaggctCTGA